A window of the Pangasianodon hypophthalmus isolate fPanHyp1 chromosome 12, fPanHyp1.pri, whole genome shotgun sequence genome harbors these coding sequences:
- the LOC113535195 gene encoding phenylethanolamine N-methyltransferase yields MGKDQQMNKGLLKLIFPMETKYKYSCVEKGERKEERMEKENRREKAVAAVAAFYRGFDPEAYLKYNYTPPRADFSRSDSIVPWKLNCLHKAFSEDAIKGDILVDVGSGPTLYQVMSGCEHFNRVILSDFLEVNRNELNKWLKDGRSNFDWTPYLKHVCELEGRSSSAWQEKAERLRSVVTDIFPVNVHHPFPFPPGSLPASGADCLVSSFCLESVSPDVSSFTHALRNLSSLLRNGGHLLLIGALGESFYMAAPDVRIPVVPLDEAQVCASLSASGFDLLQLSVYRLTPDMLVGVDDVKGVFFAKARKP; encoded by the exons ATGGGCAAAGATCAGCAGATGAATAAAGGCTTGTTAAAGTTAATTTTTCCAATGGaaaccaaatataaatacagctgtgtagagaaaggagaaaggaaagaggaaagaatggaaaaagagaACAGACGAGAGAAAGCAGTTGCTGCAGTGGCCGCTTTTTACCGAGGGTTCGATCCTGAAGCGTACCTGAAGTACAATTACACACCACCACGAGCGGACTTCAGCCGAAGTGACAGCATCGTACCATGGAAGCTAAACTGCCTTCATAAAGCTTTCAGTGAag ATGCCATTAAAGGAGACATTCTGGTGGATGTTGGTTCTGGTCCCACTCTATATCAGGTGATGAGCGGCTGTGAGCATTTTAATCGAGTCATATTATCTGATTTTTTGGAAGTGAATCGgaatgaattaaacaaatggCTCAAGGATGGACGGAGCAACTTTGATTGGACCCCTTACCTGAAACATGTGTGTGAGCTGGAGGGACGTAG TTCCTCCGCATGGCAAGAGAAAGCAGAGAGGCTTCGTTCAGTGGTGACAGATATTTTTCCTGTTAACGTTCACCACCCGTTCCCATTCCCACCCGGATCTTTGCCTGCTTCCGGTGCTGACTGCCTCGTGTCCTCGTTCTGCCTTGAAAGTGTGAGTCCTGACGTTTCCTCGTTCACTCACGCACTACGCAACCTGTCCAGCCTCCTGCGTAATGGTGGTCACCTCCTGCTCATTGGAGCTCTGGGGGAGAGCTTTTACATGGCAGCTCCTGATGTTCGGATCCCTGTCGTACCACTGGATGAGGCTCAGGTCTGTGCAAGTCTGAGCGCCAGCGGCTTCGATCTCCTGCAGCTCAGTGTGTATCGATTAACACCAGACATGCTGGTCGGAGTGGACGACGTCAAAGGCGTGTTCTTCGCTAAAGCAAGGAAACCATAA